In Candidatus Omnitrophota bacterium, the DNA window ATCTGATATCGTTCTTACTTAGCGATCTCCACGCGATAGGTTTCAACGATGGGATTCGCCAGGAGTTTGTGGCACATGCGCTCGACCTCTTTCTTGGCTGCGGCGGCGGTGCCGTTGTTGAGCTCAATCTCCAGATATTTGCCCACGCGGACGTCGTTGATGCCTTTGAAATTCAGATGTTCCAGCGCGGTTTTGATCGTCTTGCCTTGCGCGTCGAGTAAACCTGGCTTGAGTGTAATGCAAATCTTAGCCTTCATCCAAAAGCTCCATTGTCTCGTTCCAAGTTTCAGGTTTAAGGTTTCAGGTTAGGCTCGGTGATCAACGTGAAACCTGAAACTTGAAACCTGAAACTAACGTTGCGCGGTTGACTGGGAAGTGTCACCGACGACGCGGCGGACGACTTCGTGGTACGCTTCCTCGATGCTGCCAAGATCACGGCGGAAGCGGTCCTTGTCGAGCTTCCGGCGCGTGCCTTGCTCCCACAGGCGCATCGTATCCGGCGAAATTTCATCGGCCAGGACGATCTGCGCCGTGGGCTTGCCGTTGGTGCCGATCAGTCGTCCGAACTCCAGTTTGAAATCGACCAGGTCGATCTGCCGCTGGCTAAAAAATTGCTTCAGCGCCTCGTTGACCTTGAACGACTGCTCGCGGATGTGCGCCAGCTCCTGCGCCGTAGCCCAGCCCATCGCCAAGATATGATCGTCGTTGATGAGCGGATCGCCCAACGCATCGCTCTTGTAGTGCCACTCAAACACCGGAGATTTCAGCACGATACCTTCGTCGATGCCCAGCATCTTGGCCATGCCACCGGCCGTGATGTTGCGGATGGTCACCTCCAGCGGCACGATCTCCACCCGACGCACCAGCATCCCGCGGTCATCGAGCTGCTTCACAAAATGGGTCTTAATGCCGCGGCCTTCCAGATAGGTGAAGAGCGTGGCGGAAATTTTGTTGTTACACACACCCTTATCCATGATGGTGCCGCGCTTCTGGGCGTTGAAGGCGGTGGCATCGTCCTTGAAATACTGGATGACCTGTGTGGGATCCTCGGTGGCATAGAGGATCTTGGCTTTGCCTTCGTAGAGCTTCTCACCTTGTTTGATCATCGCTCGGCTCCTGAGGTAGTTCAGATGGCGGAATCGGAGTCGCCATCGTCGGCAGCGGGTTCAAGGTGTATG includes these proteins:
- the purS gene encoding phosphoribosylformylglycinamidine synthase subunit PurS; this translates as MKAKICITLKPGLLDAQGKTIKTALEHLNFKGINDVRVGKYLEIELNNGTAAAAKKEVERMCHKLLANPIVETYRVEIAK
- a CDS encoding phosphoribosylaminoimidazolesuccinocarboxamide synthase — its product is MKQGEKLYEGKAKILYATEDPTQVIQYFKDDATAFNAQKRGTIMDKGVCNNKISATLFTYLEGRGIKTHFVKQLDDRGMLVRRVEIVPLEVTIRNITAGGMAKMLGIDEGIVLKSPVFEWHYKSDALGDPLINDDHILAMGWATAQELAHIREQSFKVNEALKQFFSQRQIDLVDFKLEFGRLIGTNGKPTAQIVLADEISPDTMRLWEQGTRRKLDKDRFRRDLGSIEEAYHEVVRRVVGDTSQSTAQR